From Halotia branconii CENA392, the proteins below share one genomic window:
- a CDS encoding VOC family protein, translating into MQITQSLHAAILVTDLERSEHFYSKVLGLSKIDRSLKYLGAWYQVGNYQIHLIVASAVPTENPNEKWGRNPHIAFSVADLDTAKQELLNQNYPIQASASGRAALFTQDPDGNIIELSQQ; encoded by the coding sequence ATGCAGATTACCCAAAGTCTTCATGCGGCTATTCTCGTTACTGATTTAGAACGTTCTGAACATTTTTATAGCAAAGTATTGGGATTATCCAAAATAGATCGCTCCTTGAAGTATCTCGGTGCATGGTATCAAGTCGGCAATTATCAAATCCACCTTATAGTTGCGTCAGCTGTTCCTACTGAAAACCCTAACGAGAAATGGGGACGCAATCCACACATTGCTTTTTCTGTTGCAGATTTGGACACCGCTAAACAGGAGTTACTTAATCAAAATTATCCCATTCAAGCCAGTGCCTCAGGTCGCGCCGCCCTCTTCACCCAAGACCCAGATGGGAATATTATCGAATTGAGTCAGCAGTGA
- a CDS encoding class I SAM-dependent methyltransferase, whose translation MKDIFFCPEESNFYSTCLETFVFRNCKNNESVVEFGSGDGSPIINSLLKNKFDAVVHGFELNTSAWKLANSTIDEYNLAQKYIISNSCLFKSFKPKAEYLVANPPYIPAPDPDIYMPLLFGGTDGATITNKLLTLDYKNVLVLISSFSNPLSTLQKAKDNNYFVQNFMILPLKFGYYSSEPKVKKYIENLRKNKMAFYSGNYYFLAGVLFRKGQESATNLSHELAQVMVNL comes from the coding sequence ATGAAAGATATCTTTTTTTGTCCTGAAGAATCGAATTTCTACTCAACTTGCTTAGAAACATTCGTTTTCAGAAATTGCAAAAATAATGAGTCTGTTGTTGAGTTTGGCTCAGGAGATGGCAGCCCCATTATTAATTCATTGTTGAAAAATAAGTTTGATGCTGTAGTACATGGATTTGAATTAAATACCTCTGCATGGAAACTGGCCAATTCTACAATTGATGAATATAATCTCGCTCAGAAATACATCATCTCTAACTCATGTTTATTTAAGTCTTTTAAACCTAAAGCCGAATATCTTGTAGCCAATCCACCTTATATTCCAGCACCAGATCCAGATATTTATATGCCGCTATTATTTGGAGGTACAGATGGAGCTACTATTACTAACAAGCTTTTGACACTAGATTATAAAAATGTATTAGTTTTAATATCTAGCTTTTCTAATCCTCTAAGTACGCTTCAAAAAGCCAAAGACAATAATTATTTTGTCCAAAACTTTATGATTTTACCTTTGAAATTTGGATATTATAGTTCAGAACCAAAAGTTAAAAAATACATAGAGAACTTACGAAAAAACAAAATGGCATTTTATTCTGGTAACTATTACTTCTTAGCTGGTGTTTTATTTAGAAAAGGTCAAGAATCAGCTACCAATTTATCTCATGAATTAGCTCAGGTAATGGTGAATTTATAA
- a CDS encoding iron-containing redox enzyme family protein — translation MQSNLAMFPTAGIVEKSTQTEKRTVTKYDRAEQQFIELLAAEDLDNILDVEAEKVNEFERILSNAIRAAYRDDCGDMQAHRFLQRILYRINRLKLFWYDDLQNYTNERSLYLYSCRNQIEAAWQDWELTQIDVRALKQLDVKQALIERSSNDLDPPLSENSKYIREEMTEAGYRHLLAIASLDGLVEGSRLARILGGAANEVQCTLVRVLLEEYGNGRLSRKHSTFFAQMLSEFGMNTQPEGYFDLVPWEVLACSNHNFLLTERKRHFLRYNGGLTYFEIAGPGAYKNYLTAAQRLGLSEAAMGYWELHIKEDERHGQWMLDDVALPLAEQYPDHAWELVLGYDQEKLMGDRAAQAVVQSIRKSE, via the coding sequence ATGCAAAGCAATTTAGCGATGTTCCCTACTGCTGGGATTGTAGAAAAGAGTACGCAAACAGAAAAAAGAACAGTTACCAAATATGACCGCGCTGAGCAGCAATTTATCGAACTGCTAGCTGCGGAAGATTTAGATAATATCCTCGATGTAGAAGCTGAGAAAGTCAATGAATTTGAACGTATACTCTCGAATGCAATTCGCGCTGCTTATCGAGATGACTGTGGTGACATGCAAGCTCACAGATTTCTCCAGCGGATACTTTATCGAATTAATCGGTTAAAGCTATTTTGGTATGATGATTTGCAAAATTATACCAATGAGCGATCGCTTTATTTATATTCATGTCGTAACCAAATTGAGGCTGCTTGGCAAGACTGGGAACTAACGCAAATTGATGTGAGAGCATTAAAACAACTAGATGTCAAACAAGCTTTAATTGAGCGCAGCTCTAACGATTTAGATCCGCCATTGTCAGAGAATAGTAAATACATTCGCGAGGAGATGACTGAAGCTGGTTATCGTCACTTGCTAGCAATTGCTTCTTTAGATGGTTTAGTAGAAGGTAGTCGTCTTGCCAGGATTTTAGGTGGTGCTGCGAATGAAGTGCAATGTACTCTAGTGCGGGTATTACTTGAAGAGTATGGCAATGGCCGCTTGTCTCGCAAGCATTCTACATTTTTTGCCCAAATGCTGAGTGAGTTTGGCATGAATACTCAACCAGAAGGTTACTTTGACTTAGTACCGTGGGAAGTTCTAGCTTGTAGTAACCATAACTTTTTATTAACTGAGCGCAAACGCCATTTCTTACGTTACAATGGTGGATTGACTTATTTTGAGATAGCTGGCCCTGGAGCTTACAAAAATTATCTGACAGCAGCACAACGCCTAGGTTTGTCAGAAGCAGCTATGGGTTATTGGGAGCTGCATATCAAAGAAGATGAACGTCACGGACAGTGGATGTTAGATGATGTGGCTTTGCCTTTAGCAGAACAATACCCCGATCATGCTTGGGAATTGGTTTTGGGGTACGACCAGGAAAAACTAATGGGCGATCGCGCAGCTCAAGCTGTTGTGCAATCAATACGTAAGTCTGAATAA
- a CDS encoding family 1 glycosylhydrolase: MTNTPISDRLAPLPESFMFGVATADHQCEAYDSNYEDIRDVWERRRALTIRGQATDFWHRYAEDIALAQSLGCKMFRFSIAWSRVEPQPGQFNEEAFEHYRQVIETIRSHNMEPMATLHHFTHPIHVEARGGLTSPEFPSIFASYAQEVAQRMGPLVRYWISFNEPSQLIYGYVKPWWERSYFMPPGLDRGATIAEQMTAVQKLMRNLFLAHTRARTILKQVNPDAQVGANPMLLGLPLWLQKLVDRNVTNLRRPEDFVAQGKRFSERALLEKGQVDVVIATLTMTEDRDQQVAFSETYYQAGQFLLVKSASTIERLEDLDRKPVAVIKSTTAESAINWLIPAADVRVVDNYDDALRALDYEQINAILADDIMLLETAKQHPGQYRLVGKNGEGLTEENYAAAVAKGDRELLNAVDIAVRNFKESGAWAASYARHFPGQSVPEPPRVGRRSTLADITKQGGEQSLISNKPLPKPLLRGIQNRGYLIVAVKDNVPGFGYRDPKTGEFSGLEIDLARAIAQQIFGDPNKVKFQAVATQERLPVLRSLVRVFDPIFKIFSALSSSLTSNWWHLGMAGKLPTFLCPKECVGQQDFVGFDYYWGISNLRLNRIQQLMDAAFGRFGNAPVWSGVLYDMLKFHAQLFPDKEIMIVENGCVDIADKVVKREEYIRQHIQQVQRARHDGVNVVGYVSWCITSNREWGLKFGPDSDFGLYHVQLDHDPELKRQPSPAAKVYRDIIKKSGV; this comes from the coding sequence ATGACAAACACACCAATAAGCGATCGCCTCGCACCTTTACCCGAATCATTTATGTTCGGTGTAGCTACAGCTGACCACCAATGCGAAGCCTACGATTCTAACTATGAAGACATTCGGGATGTGTGGGAACGTCGCCGCGCCCTCACAATCAGGGGTCAAGCTACTGATTTTTGGCATCGCTACGCCGAAGATATTGCCCTGGCACAGTCTCTTGGTTGCAAGATGTTCCGCTTTTCTATTGCTTGGTCGCGGGTAGAACCTCAACCTGGCCAATTCAATGAGGAGGCCTTTGAACATTACCGTCAAGTGATCGAAACTATCCGATCGCATAACATGGAACCAATGGCTACATTGCACCATTTCACCCATCCTATTCATGTAGAGGCACGAGGTGGTTTAACTAGCCCAGAATTTCCGTCAATTTTTGCCAGTTATGCTCAAGAAGTTGCTCAACGTATGGGGCCTTTGGTACGCTACTGGATTAGCTTTAATGAACCTAGTCAATTGATCTACGGCTATGTCAAACCTTGGTGGGAAAGATCTTACTTTATGCCACCTGGTTTAGATCGAGGCGCGACTATTGCCGAGCAGATGACCGCAGTCCAGAAGTTGATGCGGAATTTGTTTTTGGCACATACTAGAGCGAGAACGATTCTCAAGCAGGTCAACCCAGATGCCCAAGTGGGGGCAAATCCCATGTTATTGGGTCTACCGTTGTGGTTGCAAAAACTGGTTGATCGCAATGTTACTAATCTCCGTCGTCCCGAAGATTTCGTTGCCCAAGGCAAACGTTTTAGTGAGCGCGCTTTGTTGGAAAAAGGGCAGGTAGATGTAGTCATTGCTACTTTAACTATGACAGAAGATCGAGACCAGCAAGTAGCTTTCTCTGAAACTTACTATCAGGCGGGTCAATTTCTCTTGGTAAAATCAGCTAGTACTATTGAGCGACTTGAAGATTTAGACCGCAAACCTGTAGCAGTAATTAAAAGTACTACTGCTGAATCTGCCATCAATTGGCTAATTCCCGCAGCTGATGTGCGAGTGGTAGATAACTATGATGATGCCCTCAGAGCTTTAGACTACGAGCAAATCAACGCCATCCTCGCTGATGACATCATGCTGTTAGAAACTGCAAAGCAACATCCGGGACAATATCGACTTGTGGGTAAAAATGGTGAGGGACTGACTGAAGAAAACTACGCTGCGGCTGTAGCTAAAGGCGATCGCGAGTTACTGAATGCTGTAGATATCGCAGTCCGCAACTTCAAGGAATCTGGTGCTTGGGCTGCTAGTTACGCCCGTCATTTCCCCGGTCAATCTGTACCAGAACCGCCCCGCGTAGGCAGACGCTCAACTCTAGCTGACATCACTAAGCAAGGTGGGGAACAATCCCTAATATCTAACAAGCCTTTACCCAAGCCTCTGCTGCGTGGCATTCAAAATCGGGGTTATTTGATTGTAGCTGTCAAAGATAACGTACCTGGGTTTGGTTATCGCGACCCGAAAACAGGTGAATTTAGCGGCTTAGAAATTGATTTAGCTCGTGCTATAGCCCAGCAAATTTTCGGTGATCCTAACAAAGTAAAATTTCAAGCAGTGGCGACTCAAGAACGTCTACCTGTATTGCGATCGCTGGTGCGAGTTTTTGACCCCATATTTAAGATTTTCAGCGCCCTCTCATCATCGCTGACCAGTAATTGGTGGCATCTGGGCATGGCTGGAAAACTACCTACATTCCTTTGTCCTAAAGAATGCGTCGGTCAGCAAGATTTTGTCGGGTTTGATTACTATTGGGGCATCAGCAATTTGCGACTTAACCGCATTCAGCAGTTAATGGATGCAGCTTTTGGACGTTTCGGTAACGCACCAGTTTGGTCTGGAGTACTGTACGATATGCTCAAGTTTCACGCCCAACTGTTTCCTGACAAAGAAATTATGATTGTCGAGAACGGCTGTGTTGATATAGCTGATAAGGTTGTTAAACGCGAAGAATACATTCGCCAGCATATCCAGCAGGTGCAGCGCGCTCGTCATGACGGTGTAAATGTGGTGGGTTACGTTTCTTGGTGTATTACTTCTAACCGTGAATGGGGTCTGAAGTTTGGCCCAGATAGCGATTTTGGTTTGTACCACGTTCAGTTAGATCATGATCCAGAATTAAAGCGCCAACCTAGCCCTGCGGCAAAAGTATACCGAGATATCATCAAGAAAAGTGGTGTGTAA
- a CDS encoding N-acyl homoserine lactonase family protein: MRIHAVQSGLVTIKTCQCYGKGHGAMRLVNTILDRNWTEPLPIYSWAIEHQEGIILIDTGETARTLEPGYFPWWNPYFQFSIKPCLQPEDEVNFRLRALGIEPNDVRWVILTHLHTDHIGGLHHFPNAEIIISRKEYELTNGWSGQLRGYLTQRWPEWLAPTLIDYEPHPLGTFLESFTLTKAGDVSLIPTEGHTGGHLSVLLQIDGLSLFFAGDASYTQQLMLDQIVDGVAQDEDKSRQTLKQILQYVQEFPTVYLPSHDPSAAQRLAARTIVSV; this comes from the coding sequence ATGCGGATTCACGCTGTTCAAAGTGGACTTGTAACGATTAAAACTTGCCAGTGCTATGGCAAAGGTCATGGTGCTATGCGTCTGGTCAATACTATTCTTGACCGCAATTGGACTGAGCCTTTACCGATTTATAGCTGGGCAATTGAACATCAAGAAGGAATTATTTTAATTGATACAGGTGAAACCGCACGCACTTTGGAACCAGGTTATTTCCCTTGGTGGAATCCTTATTTTCAGTTCAGTATTAAACCATGTTTGCAACCGGAAGATGAGGTAAATTTTCGCTTACGTGCTTTGGGTATAGAACCAAATGATGTTCGTTGGGTGATTCTTACTCATCTACACACAGACCATATAGGCGGTTTACATCATTTTCCGAATGCAGAAATTATTATTTCTCGTAAAGAATACGAATTAACTAATGGTTGGAGTGGACAGTTAAGAGGTTATTTAACTCAGCGTTGGCCAGAGTGGTTAGCCCCTACTTTAATAGATTATGAACCCCATCCTCTTGGAACTTTTTTGGAAAGCTTCACCCTCACAAAAGCTGGAGATGTCAGCTTAATTCCTACAGAGGGTCATACTGGGGGGCATTTGTCAGTTTTATTACAAATTGATGGACTTTCTTTGTTTTTTGCTGGTGATGCTTCTTACACTCAACAACTGATGTTAGATCAAATTGTTGACGGTGTTGCTCAAGATGAAGACAAATCCCGTCAGACGTTGAAGCAAATTTTACAGTACGTCCAAGAATTTCCTACGGTTTATCTTCCCAGTCACGACCCTAGTGCAGCTCAAAGATTAGCAGCACGAACCATTGTTTCAGTTTAA
- a CDS encoding Npun_R2821/Npun_R2822 family protein, whose translation MTLATDYAIINLSIYLLIKLFKHKHKGFIKMESFGVYTLANDVVYNQLIALLNSIEVNVSPNIPICIIPYDGRLNRVRQEVNSRKNVILYDNWEVIQHWEEFAHQVWVAHPREMWSKASRPTWYKSHLQRKFVTFDGIFEQFVFYDCDSLVMKPVDDVIKKLAIYDFIFDDWEHTKPRSVAALDIAVVEASGMYTEANIRPKLHCSSFFGGKRGLFTAQDIAAMKQRLIAQREVEWINKTGWWDDAFLFNYMTLGGDRSLFNFTLSPDHQDRTGNCANADIFLNINNILYDKNGLKPIHRIHYMSYSPGDFARLCQGEDINICYREEFLYYRFLKHPEHRPKKLEPQNMISKTNQLFGKTMKKLQRTLF comes from the coding sequence ATGACACTTGCCACAGATTATGCCATCATTAATCTGTCTATATATTTATTAATAAAACTTTTCAAACACAAACACAAAGGATTTATAAAAATGGAATCTTTCGGTGTTTATACCCTCGCCAATGATGTTGTTTACAATCAATTAATCGCATTACTCAACAGCATTGAGGTGAATGTTAGCCCAAATATTCCTATTTGTATTATTCCTTATGATGGGCGACTCAATCGGGTCAGACAAGAAGTTAATTCTCGTAAGAATGTCATACTATATGATAACTGGGAAGTTATTCAACATTGGGAAGAATTTGCTCATCAAGTTTGGGTAGCTCATCCTAGAGAAATGTGGAGCAAGGCTTCGCGTCCTACTTGGTACAAAAGTCATTTACAAAGAAAGTTTGTCACTTTTGATGGTATTTTTGAGCAGTTTGTATTTTATGACTGTGACAGCTTGGTCATGAAGCCTGTTGATGATGTTATCAAAAAATTAGCTATTTACGATTTTATTTTTGATGATTGGGAACATACTAAGCCTCGGTCTGTAGCTGCGTTAGATATTGCAGTTGTAGAAGCGTCGGGTATGTATACGGAAGCAAATATCCGTCCTAAGTTGCACTGTTCTAGTTTTTTTGGCGGTAAGCGAGGATTATTTACTGCCCAAGACATTGCAGCCATGAAGCAACGGTTAATTGCTCAAAGAGAAGTTGAATGGATTAATAAAACTGGATGGTGGGATGATGCTTTTTTGTTTAATTATATGACTTTGGGGGGCGATCGCTCATTATTTAACTTTACACTCAGCCCAGATCATCAAGATAGAACTGGCAATTGTGCCAATGCCGATATCTTCCTCAATATCAATAATATTCTTTACGATAAAAACGGATTAAAGCCTATACATCGCATTCACTATATGAGCTATTCTCCAGGAGATTTTGCTCGTTTATGCCAAGGTGAAGATATCAATATTTGTTATAGAGAAGAATTTTTATACTATCGTTTTCTCAAACATCCAGAACACAGACCAAAAAAATTAGAACCACAGAATATGATTTCTAAAACTAACCAATTATTTGGTAAGACTATGAAAAAATTGCAAAGGACTTTATTTTAA
- a CDS encoding glycosyltransferase family 2 protein: MPKISVCIPTFNRVNLLPYAIESVLKQSEPDFELLVCDDGSSDGTPELMSQYTDNRVKYIRHAQNIGKSNNMRSGFDAASGEYFMKFDDDDRLTADFLACTTAILDQDSSIDFVGTDHWIIDINNVRDEDKTQENSRRWGRSNLANGIVHNLLEVVFIQQSFQVGATLFRRQTLQELGFMLPNLQNCEDNDLFVRLALAGKKGYYLPELLMEYRYHAEQQGINRAIPYLSDKIKYLESYQFDSDKLEKIRHNRLLETQILLGLRLIEKGEVSQGRKLVLAGKSFSTAKAWTGLGLSLLPSKLRIQAFKALRQVRG; encoded by the coding sequence ATGCCTAAAATTAGTGTTTGTATTCCTACTTTCAACCGTGTTAATCTTCTGCCTTATGCTATTGAAAGTGTCCTCAAACAGTCAGAACCAGATTTTGAATTACTTGTTTGTGATGATGGTTCTAGTGATGGAACCCCAGAATTGATGTCACAGTATACAGATAACCGGGTTAAATATATCCGCCACGCCCAAAATATCGGTAAAAGTAATAATATGCGTTCTGGTTTTGATGCAGCCAGTGGCGAATATTTTATGAAATTTGATGATGATGACCGACTCACAGCCGATTTTTTAGCCTGTACTACAGCCATTCTTGATCAAGATTCTAGCATTGATTTTGTGGGTACAGATCATTGGATAATTGATATCAATAATGTCCGAGATGAGGATAAAACTCAGGAAAATTCTCGTCGATGGGGTAGAAGCAACTTAGCAAATGGTATTGTCCACAATTTATTAGAGGTTGTCTTTATTCAACAAAGTTTCCAAGTTGGAGCAACTTTGTTTCGTCGGCAAACTTTACAAGAATTAGGATTTATGTTGCCCAATCTGCAAAATTGTGAGGATAATGATTTATTTGTGCGGTTAGCTTTAGCTGGTAAAAAAGGCTATTACTTACCAGAATTACTCATGGAATATCGTTATCATGCAGAACAACAAGGTATTAATCGCGCTATTCCTTATTTGTCTGATAAAATTAAGTATTTAGAAAGTTATCAATTTGATTCCGATAAATTGGAAAAAATTCGTCATAATCGCCTGCTAGAAACGCAAATATTGTTAGGATTACGCTTGATTGAAAAGGGCGAAGTTTCCCAAGGAAGGAAGTTAGTTTTAGCAGGTAAATCTTTTTCAACCGCTAAAGCTTGGACTGGTTTAGGACTATCACTTTTACCAAGTAAATTACGGATTCAGGCTTTTAAAGCACTCCGACAAGTACGTGGTTAA
- a CDS encoding glycosyltransferase family 2 protein → MNKKVPQIFILVINWNGKADTIECLESVQKIDYPNYQIILLDNGSIDDSVLTIKEKFPQVLVIENNANLGFAAGNNVGIDYAISQGADYIFLLNNDTVVDSQILWAFIYAHEKYPEAGILGAKIYYYSQPEKIWFAGAQWLPEQAIFKHIGLGKLDNESNFTEIQETDYVCGCALLITAEVVKKIGIMEPKYFLMWEETDWCYRAKRAGYKCILVPQSKVWHKISASFSGGDKAPHYQYFWWRNRLLWVERNFSFWTAFSIYQVIFRDILRQIRKYFNSPLGSPEKLKSQAALRGVKDYLIRQFGNSFS, encoded by the coding sequence ATGAATAAGAAAGTTCCGCAAATTTTTATTCTAGTTATCAATTGGAATGGCAAAGCAGATACAATTGAATGTTTAGAGTCAGTACAGAAAATTGATTACCCAAATTATCAAATTATATTATTAGATAATGGCTCCATAGATGATTCAGTTCTTACCATTAAAGAAAAATTTCCTCAAGTATTAGTCATTGAAAATAATGCTAATCTGGGGTTTGCTGCTGGTAATAATGTTGGTATCGACTATGCTATCTCTCAAGGAGCAGATTATATATTTTTATTGAATAATGATACTGTAGTTGATTCACAAATCCTTTGGGCATTTATTTATGCTCATGAAAAATATCCAGAGGCGGGGATATTAGGAGCAAAAATATACTACTACAGCCAACCCGAAAAAATTTGGTTTGCTGGAGCGCAGTGGCTACCTGAGCAAGCTATTTTTAAGCATATAGGATTGGGAAAGCTAGATAATGAGAGTAATTTTACAGAAATTCAAGAAACAGACTATGTTTGCGGCTGTGCATTATTGATAACAGCAGAAGTAGTTAAAAAGATAGGAATAATGGAGCCAAAATATTTTTTAATGTGGGAAGAAACAGACTGGTGTTATCGAGCTAAAAGAGCAGGATATAAATGTATTTTAGTCCCACAATCAAAGGTATGGCATAAAATTTCAGCAAGTTTTAGTGGTGGAGACAAAGCCCCTCATTATCAATATTTTTGGTGGCGTAATCGATTATTATGGGTTGAGCGCAATTTCTCTTTTTGGACAGCATTCAGCATTTATCAAGTCATTTTTCGAGATATTTTACGCCAGATTCGCAAATATTTTAATTCACCTTTAGGTAGCCCAGAAAAACTTAAATCTCAGGCCGCTTTACGAGGAGTAAAAGATTACCTAATCCGTCAATTTGGTAATAGTTTTTCATAA
- a CDS encoding glycosyltransferase family 4 protein, translating into MRETFPLLQNHIRVTSLIRTLFITKEVPYPPIGGVSLRTWQNINIMMKLGSVGVFSVSNWSPQNTSLPGVTLWKHSNVASQRSKWEKLENRLWWLQSRRHPDADWAYAKTAAEELDTILTKFQPNLVIFEEVWLYPYLNVVKRHQCQIIFDNHNVEASVWQQRHSSLPDFKSQFKAKIQLDHLLSIESDFVKQASQVWVCSEDDSRLINQYYKQVAPTQVIPNGINVAHYNSVYSRECPPVTKLENTRHNILFLGQLSYSPNTVAAELLIYQIYPQLRKLYPDSRLLLVGRNPTLSMQVAAQREPGIIVTGSIPDVRPYLAAASVMVVPLLQGGGTRLKILEAFAGGCPVVSTTKGAEGIKARNGEHLLIRNTIEELIEGVNQLWLDFSLRDKLARSAYELVQAEYSWQAVSRKINLAIHQLVPELAPLS; encoded by the coding sequence ATGCGCGAAACATTCCCCCTTCTTCAAAACCATATTCGAGTGACATCCTTGATTCGCACTTTGTTCATCACCAAAGAAGTGCCTTACCCACCCATCGGCGGAGTAAGCTTACGTACTTGGCAAAACATCAACATCATGATGAAATTAGGCTCCGTTGGTGTTTTTTCAGTTTCTAACTGGAGTCCTCAAAACACATCTTTACCCGGAGTCACACTATGGAAACACAGCAACGTTGCCAGCCAACGCTCAAAATGGGAAAAATTAGAAAATCGTTTATGGTGGCTGCAATCACGCAGACATCCCGATGCTGATTGGGCTTATGCAAAAACTGCGGCTGAAGAATTAGACACAATCCTGACAAAATTTCAACCCAATTTGGTAATCTTTGAAGAAGTCTGGTTGTACCCATACTTAAATGTTGTCAAACGCCATCAGTGTCAAATTATCTTCGATAACCATAATGTGGAAGCATCCGTGTGGCAACAAAGACACAGTTCACTTCCAGATTTTAAGTCACAATTCAAAGCAAAAATTCAGCTAGACCATCTTTTGTCCATTGAAAGCGATTTCGTCAAACAAGCCAGCCAAGTATGGGTGTGTAGCGAAGATGATTCAAGGTTAATAAATCAGTATTACAAGCAAGTAGCACCAACTCAAGTTATACCTAACGGCATTAATGTTGCCCACTATAACAGTGTGTACTCCCGTGAATGCCCACCAGTAACTAAATTGGAGAATACGCGCCACAATATACTTTTTTTGGGTCAGCTTTCATACTCGCCCAACACAGTAGCTGCCGAGTTACTGATTTATCAAATTTACCCCCAACTACGCAAACTCTACCCAGATAGCCGTCTGCTGTTGGTAGGGCGTAATCCTACCTTATCTATGCAAGTAGCAGCCCAGAGAGAACCGGGAATTATTGTTACTGGCAGCATACCCGATGTACGACCTTATTTAGCCGCTGCTAGTGTGATGGTTGTACCTTTACTTCAAGGCGGAGGTACACGTCTAAAAATCTTAGAAGCGTTTGCGGGTGGCTGCCCTGTTGTAAGTACTACCAAAGGTGCAGAAGGTATCAAAGCAAGGAATGGGGAACATCTGTTAATTAGAAATACCATCGAAGAATTAATTGAAGGTGTGAATCAACTTTGGTTAGATTTTTCTTTAAGAGATAAACTGGCTCGTTCTGCTTATGAACTTGTACAGGCAGAATATTCTTGGCAAGCAGTTAGTCGCAAAATCAATTTAGCTATTCATCAGTTAGTTCCTGAACTAGCCCCTTTAAGTTGA
- a CDS encoding ParB N-terminal domain-containing protein has protein sequence MKLSTSLVAIKKIISSKPRSLFAEEKLEQAAELILESEGVINPIVVRRTSLQSYEVADGDFEYYAASRAREIDPRKGEMIGVFIIEDENEETLTKQVEVFRKPKDNIPVITEWNSKDIEKFLINLESRFEKITKQLLEQATTHVQLENKVKSLEQKLADKVEPLEVFRKFDKLNIASRLINVGIPEKRASMIAEVVENERSKEQFKSLNDVVERVKISHGKSMQRGISSNKMLDIVDLWSKR, from the coding sequence ATGAAATTATCTACATCACTTGTCGCCATCAAAAAGATTATCTCCAGCAAGCCTCGTTCACTTTTTGCAGAAGAAAAGTTAGAACAAGCTGCTGAATTAATTTTAGAATCTGAGGGAGTTATTAACCCTATAGTCGTTCGTAGAACAAGTCTACAATCCTATGAGGTAGCAGATGGAGATTTTGAGTATTATGCTGCTTCTAGAGCTAGAGAAATAGATCCTCGCAAAGGTGAAATGATTGGAGTATTTATTATTGAAGATGAGAATGAAGAAACTTTAACAAAACAAGTTGAAGTATTCAGAAAGCCAAAAGATAATATCCCAGTCATCACAGAATGGAACTCAAAAGATATTGAAAAATTCCTCATTAATTTAGAGTCACGCTTTGAAAAGATCACTAAACAACTATTAGAACAAGCAACTACTCACGTCCAATTAGAAAATAAAGTCAAAAGCCTTGAGCAGAAGCTAGCTGATAAAGTTGAACCTTTAGAAGTGTTTAGAAAATTTGATAAACTTAATATTGCTTCTCGATTAATTAATGTTGGGATTCCTGAAAAAAGAGCTTCTATGATAGCAGAAGTAGTAGAAAATGAACGTAGTAAAGAGCAATTTAAATCATTAAATGATGTTGTAGAAAGGGTCAAAATATCACATGGTAAAAGTATGCAGAGAGGGATAAGTAGTAATAAAATGCTTGACATAGTTGATTTGTGGTCAAAGAGGTAG